In one Epinephelus moara isolate mb chromosome 6, YSFRI_EMoa_1.0, whole genome shotgun sequence genomic region, the following are encoded:
- the isg20l2 gene encoding interferon-stimulated 20 kDa exonuclease-like 2, whose amino-acid sequence MSDLTINLFLSDDTAPTRTVTASRKRRNQRLRQKMRYLKEKGLLEGRDASNHREGQSRCDARPRLNGASARHPLLPTSTHDTSVPRPSGTASASHCSSRPSTSTHSLPSSTVSVNHTGSHEKPKEPVNLKPTSSAHPPSTSSSHRPTSTQTSAGNPSKYLAIDCEMVGTGPKGSISRLARCSLVSYDGDVVYDKFINPSVPVTDYRTRWSGIRHSDLINATPFFEARKEILRLLMGKVVIGHAIHNDFKVLSYSHPGALTRDTSRIPLLNQKAGFAANECASLKRLTKAIFNRDIQSGKRGHSSVEDARATMELYKVVEEEWERTLASKHQTS is encoded by the exons ATGTCGGACCTTACCATTAACTTGTTCCTCTCTGATGACACTGCACCGACGAGAACTGTAACAGccagcaggaagaggaggaaccaGCGGCTTCGTCAAAAGATGCGGTATTTAAAGGAGAAAGGCCTCCTGGAAGGTAGAGACGCCAGCAACCACAGGGAGGGACAGTCCAGATGTGACGCACGTCCACGCCTAAACGGAGCATCCGCGAGGCATCCATTGCTCCCCACTTCCACACACGACACAAGTGTACCTCGTCCGAGCGGCACAGCCAGCGCTTCACACTGTAGCTCCAGACCTTCGACATCCACACACAGCCTGCCTTCCTCGACTGTGTCTGTGAACCACACAGGCAGCCACGAAAAGCCAAAGGAACCTGtgaacttaaaaccaacaagcAGCGCCCACCCACCCTCAACGTCAAGCAGCCATAGACCCACGTCCACGCAAACATCAGCAGGAAACCCCTCCAAGTACCTCGCGATTGACTGTGAGATGGTGGGCACGGGACCGAAGGGGAGCATCAGCCGGCTGGCACGCTGCAGTCTGGTGTCGTATGATGGAGACGTGGTTTACGATAAGTTCATCAACCCCTCCGTGCCTGTCACTGACTACCGCACACGATGGAGCGGCATCCGGCACAGTGACCTCATCAATGCCACGCCATTCTTTGAGGCCAGGAAGGAG ATACTGAGGCTGCTCATGGGGAAGGTGGTGATTGGCCACGCCATCCACAATGACTTCAAGGTCCTCAGTTACTCTCACCCCGGCGCCTTGACCAGAGACACGTCTCGAATCCCTCTGCTCAACCAGAAGGCCGGCTTCGCCGCGAACGAGTGCGCCTCGCTGAAGAGACTCACCAAGGCCATCTTCAACCGAGACATCCAG TCCGGGAAGAGGGGCCACTCTTCTGTGGAGGACGCCAGAGCCACCATGGAGCTTTACaaagtggtggaggaggagtgggagaggacaCTGGCCTCCAAACATCAGACCAGTTAG
- the mettl25b gene encoding protein RRNAD1, which translates to MLTPTLSAGQQRDLSERLSAFLSHYSHVSDSYIIEFFTEDLWHTLPDTWQQVLQDLSYPQIADLLLDAAHGDRRYPSVWPLSLLAFRATAHALAFPRECGREQGRTASSVKPEEFQENQSQSSLLGHIFRKHVKPKKQHEIRKLGTLVKRLCEQTDCSSVVDVGSGQGHLTRFLSFGLGLSVTAIEADHTLVAMASRFDQQLLWALEKEKQKKSCSFLVPASQSSPRHVAGWVNPKASWEAFIKQLSAADCVSEGSPTPSGPSKKKLRGSEHEQSTCVVQTPSCCASTDSDSRSLDSESTSQHPLNTSVEESSAENCCSCVQPVCQEAVCPQENSPDFVLTGLHACGDLSATLLRHFVNCPHVRGITSVACCYMKITTKENPSPPGRVAAPQTSSQEELHSEFGYPMSSWVRGLPGHQLSYKAREGACHAIEDYVRRLREESELLKTHCYRAMLETFIRDTRPDLRRAGIQTIKKAHLLPFTEYARLGLARVSLPPEMPLDPERVEAMLRQQSRVVVYFSLSLLLAPVVETLVLLDRMIYLQENGVDSQLVPLFNPNFSPRNFVLVALKPRG; encoded by the exons ATGTTGACACCAACTCTTTCAGCAGGACAACAGAGAGACTTGTCCGAAAGACTCAGCGCTTTCCTGTCTCACTACAGCCACGTATCCGACTCCTATATTATT GAGTTCTTCACTGAAGATCTCTGGCATACTCTACCCGACACCTGGCAGCAGGTGTTGCAGGACCTGTCCTACCCACAGATTGCAGACCTGTTACTGGATGCCGCACATGGAGACCGGAG ATACCCGTCGGTGtggcctctgtctctcttggcGTTTCGTGCCACAGCTCACGCTCTGGCGTTTCCCAGAGAGTGCGGGCGGGAGCAGGGCCGGACAGCGAGCTCGGTGAAACCTGAGGAGTTCCAGGAAAACCAAAGTCAGAGCTCACTGCTGGGACACATATTCAGGAAACACGTCAAACCCAAGAAACAGCATGAGATCCGCAAGCTGGGCACG CTGGTAAAACGACTTTGTGAGCAGACTGACTGCAGCAGTGTGGTGGATGTGGGCTCTGGACAG GGTCATCTGACTCGTTTCCTGTCCTTTGGACTCGGGCTGTCTGTGACCGCCATTGAGGCTGATCACACCCTGGTTGCTATGGCGTCCAGGTTCGACCAGCAGTTACTGTGGGCCTTGGAGAAGGAAAAGCAGAAAAAG AGCTGCTCCTTTCTGGTCCCAGCTTCACAGTCCTCTCCCCGCCACGTGGCCGGTTGGGTAAACCCCAAGGCATCATGGGAGGCCTTCATCAAGCAGCTGAGTGCGGCAGATTGTGTCTCCGAAGGTTCCCCGACTCCGTCTGGACCGAGCAAAAAGAAACTGCGGGGCTCTGAGCATGAGCAGTCCACTTGTGTTGTCCAGACTCCATCGTGTTGTGCTTCCACAGACTCTGACAGTCGCTCACTGGACTCTGAATCAACATCACAGCATCCGTTAAACACGTCTGTTGAGGAGTCATCTGCTGAAAACTGCTGCTCGTGTGTGCAGCCTGTCTGTCAGGAGGCGGTATGTCCTCAGGAGAACAGCCCAGACTTTGTCCTCACCGGTCTCCATGCCTGTGGTGACCTCAGCGCCACCCTCCTCCGCCACTTTGTCAACTGCCCACACGTACGCGGCATCACCTCTGTGGCGTGCTGCTACATGAAAATCACCACCAAAGAAAATCCCTCCCCTCCAGGACGGGTAGCAGCTCCACAAACATCCAGCCAGGAAGAACTTCACTCAGAGTTCGGCTACCCGATGAGCTCCTGGGTGCGAGGGCTGCCGGGGCATCAGTTGTCCTATAAGGCGAGGGAGGGGGCGTGTCATGCCATTGAGGACTATGTACGGAGGCTTCGGGAGGAGAGCGAGCTGCTGAAGACACACTGTTACCGGGCGATGCTGGAGACGTTCATCAGGGATACGAGGCCGGATCTGCGCAGGGCCGGAATCCAGACCATAAAGAAAGCCCATCTGCTTCCATTCACAGA GTACGCCCGCCTGGGTCTGGCACGGGTCAGCCTGCCTCCTGAGATGCCTCTGGACCCGGAGCGGGTGGAGGCCATGTTGAGGCAGCAGAGCAGGGTGGTGGTGTATTTCAGCCTGTCCCTGCTGCTGGCTCCTGTGGTGGAGACGCTGGTGCTGCTGGACAGGATGATCTACCTGCAGGAGAACG GTGTGGACAGTCAGCTGGTTCCTCTCTTCAACCCAAACTTTTCCCCAAGAAACTTTGTGCTGGTGGCTCTGAAGCCCCGTGGATAA
- the LOC126391360 gene encoding atrial natriuretic peptide-converting enzyme-like, which yields MKHLVLVVLGLLLSPQRAHSKLPCKPLTSSFCQGLGYTTTPYPTGAVGYNLQQTGQMIETACSPNVAALLCRVVVPECGSDENSQLRPCRALCEKVKTDCEPAFRAKRLTWPTKLRCDTLSQTNCVQGQGPAVRPTPAGVCQPITIALCQDLTYTDTIMPNTLGHRNQEEAALEVHQFFPLVKVECSRHLKTFLCSVYTPKCVSGKARSPCRTLCEQARSGCESLMNKFGFQWPESLRCEAFTTESCEGTEDMTQISSAACQTITVPLCQDLPYTQTVMPNMLGHTTQEDAALVVQTFLPLIQVGCSPHMKTLLCSVYTPECVSGTPRPPCKSLCEHARSGCEPVLQRFGFPWPEALKCETFTTESCEHYGVGSSGGVCEPITIPMCQGLSYNQTITPNLLGHTSQREAVMKMSFFNSMVQTMCSVDIRLFVCMVYAPACVAGEVKRPCRSFCERAKRGCEGLMTSFGVSWPEELQCNSFPEEACISEDSRPDMLTAEGVLAKLNAGGYSVHGKTLSLKTAHLLLTLMDADKTGDLNVVELFNLEHYVAATRREYLESYEKRTPPSVTQYQMKRALSAREFELEDETFNVLWREHHSEGGIDYDDFVAFLTKLQILRDRFQAHMMRLPCDCIVASFSFKQFMKSAIM from the exons ATGAAGCATTTGGTGTTGGTGGTTCTGGGTTTGCTGTTGTCTCCTCAGCGAGCACACAGCAAGTTACCTTGCAAGCCACTAACATCCAGCTTTTGTCAAGGTTTGGGATACACCACCACCCCATATCCAACTGGAGCTGTAGGCTACAACCTGCAGCAGACGGGTCAGATGATAGAGACGGCTTGTTCTCCAAACGTCGCCGCACTCCTGTGTCGTGTTGTTGTGCCCGAATGCGGCTCGGACGAAAACAGCCAGCTGAGGCCTTGCCGAGCGCTCTGTGAGAAGGTCAAGACAGACTGTGAGCCTGCCTTCAGAGCGAAGAGGTTAACCTGGCCGACAAAGCTCCGATGTGACACTTTATCACAGACTAACTGTGTGCAG GGCCAAGGCCCCGCTGTACGTCCAACACCCGCTGGAGTATGTCAGCCAATCACTATCGCTCTCTGCCAAGACCTGACGTACACTGACACCATCATGCCCAACACGCTGGGCCACAGAAATCAGGAGGAAGCAGCACTGGAAGTACATCAGTTTTTCCCGCTTGTAAAAGTGGAATGCTCCCGTCACCTGAAGACTTTCTTGTGCTCCGTCTACACTCCCAAGTGTGTTTCAGGCAAAGCTCGTTCTCCCTGCAGAACGCTCTGCGAGCAGGCGAGGTCCGGCTGTGAATCACTGATGAACAAGTTTGGCTTCCAGTGGCCAGAATCCCTCAGGTGTGAAGCATTTACGACAGAGTCCTGTGAAGGC ACTGAAGACATGACTCAAATATCCTCTGCGGCATGTCAGACAATCACTGTCCCTCTATGCCAAGACCTGCCGTACACTCAGACCGTCATGCCCAACATGCTGGGCCACACAACTCAGGAGGATGCAGCCCTGGTAGTGCAGACGTTTCTACCGCTCATACAAGTGGGGTGCTCCCCTCATATGAAGACTTTACTGTGCTCCGTCTACACTCCTGAGTGTGTGTCAGGAACACCTCGACCCCCCTGCAAATCACTCTGCGAGCATGCACGCTCCGGCTGTGAGCCAGTGTTACAAAGGTTTGGCTTCCCGTGGCCAGAAGCCCTCAAGTGTGAAACATTTACCACAGAGTCCTGTGAACAC TATGGAGTGGGCAGCAGCGGGGGCGTCTGCGAGCCGATCACTATACCAATGTGCCAGGGCCTGTCCTACAACCAGACCATCACTCCAAATCTACTGGGCCACACGAGTCAGAGAGAGGCGGTGATGAAGATGTCCTTTTTCAACTCGATGGTGCAGACTATGTGCTCGGTGGACATacggctgtttgtgtgtatggtGTACGCCCCCGCGTGTGTGGCAGGGGAGGTGAAGCGGCCCTGCAGGTCTTTCTGTGAGAGGGCCAAACGGGGCTGTGAGGGTCTGATGACCAGCTTTGGTGTTTCCTGGCCAGAAGAGCTGCAGTGCAACTCATTCCCAGAGGAAGCGTGTATATCA GAAGACAGCAGGCCTGAT ATGCTGACTGCTGAAGGTGTTCTTGCTAAGCTGAATGCTGGTGGCTACTCTGTTCACGGCAAAA CCTTAAGTCTGAAGACAGCCCACCTGCTGTTGACTCTCATGGAC GCAGATAAGACTGGCGACCTGAATGTGGTGGAGCTCTTCAATCTGGAGCACTACGTTGCTGCTACCAGGAGGGAGTATCTGGAGAGCTACGAGAAGCGGACCCCACCCTCCGTCACTCAATACCAAATGAAAAGGGCTCTGTCCGCCCGAG AGTTTGAGTTAGAAGATGAAACCTTCAATGTTCTGTGGCGCGAGCACCACTCCGAAGGTGGCATCGACTACGATGACTTTGTGGCCTTCCTGACAAAACTTCAGATCCTCAGAG ATCGTTTCCAGGCTCATATGATGCGTTTGCCGTGTGACTGCATAGTGGCCAGTTTCTCTTTCAAGCAG TTCATGAAATCAGCCATAATGTGA